DNA sequence from the Nicotiana tomentosiformis chromosome 3, ASM39032v3, whole genome shotgun sequence genome:
ggaaagttcgccagttgaggtccaagaagatttctgcggtaaaagtttagtggaggggccaaccagtcgaggaggtgacttgggagccgaggaggacatgtggagcagatatccacacctattcggcacttcaggtatgattctagaccctttcgaggacgaacgtttgtttaagaggtggagaatataacgacctgaccggtatgtgcttttactattttatgacttgcgaggatggttagttcggggtttggaagggttcaggttgaaatcggaacacttggttccttaatgttGGCTAAataaggttaagtttgacttgagtcaatgttttgagtaaaccacctcggaatcgggatttgatggttccaataggttctatGATGATATTTGACTAGggagtatgttcggatcgagttctagatgacccgggagcgattcggcgcttaatattgatagTTGACACCTAGAAtgtttttaaagttctttaaatttggtttggagtaggttttggtgttatcaaggtccatttgggatttcgagcctgagaatagttctgtatggtaatttgagacttgcacgcaaaatttagtgtcatttcgagtagtttaagtaggtttcggcgcgttcagagcaagttggaagaacttaaagttcataagttgattcaatttggtttggggtgttattcttagttttgatgttgttttatgcgtttcgagggttcgagcgagttcattttatgatttcaaacttgttggacTATTTGGGCGGGGtcgcgggggcctcgggtgttaatcggacgaggcacAGAACTTATACAGCTGAAGCACCAGGCTTCTGGTGTAAACGCACCTGCGGAGGCCTAGCCGCAGGTACGACCTTGCAGAAGCGAGACAGCAACTGCAGAAGCGGCCCAGCATAGACAGCCTACAAACCGCAGATACGTACAAGGGGGGTGCAAATGCGCGAACGAAGAAGCAGTcaaaggaccgcagaagcgggagcaAGTGCAGGAGAGGCATTGCATAAGCTAGCCAttattccgcagatgcggatttagGCCAGCCAAgggaggaccgcatctgcgatgagaCTTCCACATATGCGGCCAGTGAACTGCAGAAGAGGAAAAACCGCTGGgtagaaccttcatttaagtcgagGCTTAAGCATTTTGGAttcatttattgcattccttgggcgatttgtggagctcttagagaggaatttttacctagcactttgaggtaagtaatttttatacaatgtgagttaaatacataaattatgggtagatttaacatgtaaaatttgtgaaattatgggtttaaatgaaaaacctaggttttgataaaaatgggatttatccacgaaaatggttagggaatttagtgaaaattatatatttgagttagtgaggttatgggtaataactttcttagaaaatttctggaatccgggcacgtgggcccggggatgatTTTTAGGAATCCTACAATtgaggttgggtaatcactctaatagttagagcGGAATTGTGATCGAAAAGTGAGCCTTGAGactaggtaagtctcttgtctaactttgtaagagggaatttaccccataggtgatttaaattaatgtttgcttctaattgtaggggctacgtacgtacgaggtgacgaaagttcgtgtgtagctactaattatgcttatatccgggtagtcttaggactcaaatcatgaattatttgagatgtttgcaccctatttgttaattaaagtgcataaattatattggaacttgatagaggAATTGTGAAAGACCGTTAATGCAATTTGTACTACATTGTGAGTTAGCCTTTAATAgcgtttaagtcaaatgcttataaagtatcctttcttcttgtggagcgggtcgaacgcctcggcaatagatagatgcatctatggttcgtgctgctcgaccctcggcagtgtacacattattctggatcaggtcatacgacctcggcataatcgtgcgtgattaCACTCGATGTGCAATCATATATTTGATATCTTTCCCTGACTTAAGAGGCAAAATATTATAAGACGGAAATTTATTTGGaacttaccatgtgtgaaaggtttatttactttttctttatatttagTTATTTTGCTTATATACATAACCCGTGCTCATTTAGAATTTCATATTTCTTTACTATTAgctcatagtaagtgtcgatgtcgacccctcgtcactacttattcgaggttagacttgatacgtactggatacatgttgtttatgtactcacgctacacttctacactaactgtgcaggatctgaggcaggtgcatctggcggtcctacCGGAGCGcgtcccagatatcccgaggcttagtggtgagctgcttctcgAGCGGTTCTGcagcccctagagtctctcttttgtatttatattatgTCTACCTTATTTCGAaaagtagttagagttttgtatattctactagttactcatatacttgtgacaccaggtcttggcacacacactagtagaacttatggttttggagtatttagaTATTTATGCTTGCGTTCAAATGCTTTAATTTTATTCATTTGACTCTCTATTTCTCAAATTTCTAAATAAATGGAACTTAACTACTTGTGAGCCTGTCAAAAGAAGTAATCACGTAGTAAATTCATtgtaggcttgcctagcggcgacattaggcgtcatcacgacctataggagaaattgggtcgtgacaacatggtatcagagcactaggttcatgtaggtctcacaagttatgagcaggcctaatagagtcttgcggatcggtatggagacgcccgtacttatcttcgagaggctatatggtgttagaaaattactctttcttcatctcctatcgtgcagcggatgtagtactaagtatttttctctcattctcttacagatggtgaaaACGCGCGCAACGGATGTTCCAgaccatggaggagctgctccccatgttgctagaggccgggggagggctctAGTtcatggtagaggacgagggcgtcctagagttgctccaatTACATCATCAGTGGATCCAatagaggatcccattattgaggagcagggtgaggtgcatgCAGCAGGACCAGTTGAATAAACATATCTATAATAGTTGTCAGGTTGGTTAGACAAATGTAACAGATttatgaatttttattttattttttgactaATTAGAATTGTAGACGAAGTCGTTGAATCCTCTTGACATAAAAAAACTTTACCTATAATAGTTGTTAGGCTCAATTTTACCAATAGAAAGATATTCTTAACATAATATTATATTCTCTGCTTTCAGTCAAACCCACACGATTTTCATTAAAAGTCCTCACATACCAAATGTTTGTTAAATATACTAGTTTTCTTTAATGGTATAAATGTTATAGTAACTAATTTAACGTTCGATTAAACATCATAAATCTATTTTTGGGAATTAATTAGGAAAAAACATCTATAAAAACTGCGAATTCTAAAAATCATTTTCCTAGCAAGttaattttgtcacgacccaaaatcaaactagtcgtgatggcacctaactcaacccgctaggtaagccaattagcaacaatccaattcaaaagAGATTTActaagagaaagaaagataatataactgaacttttatacaagtaatttttcaaggactggtagtataaatcatgagcttctaagatttagagtttacaaatctgatatgaaataaatacaccatctgtttgaaatatatatgAACAGATTTAAAATGCTAAAGAttccaagaacaagaggcagctatgacaggaacgcaggtacatcttcaaattcagctctcgccatacacagcaacatcagcatccaacatctgcacgcaaggtgcaaaagtatagtatgagtacaaccgacctcatgtattcaataagtaacaaacctaacattaggttgaaagtagtgacgagctaggacaaaggtcagagtccaacaccaatagccaacaacagctcataacaatataataaaagtggtacaagaaataattCAGAGATatataatgctcagctcgttcatagttttggaaaataggcatgcttttcaagtataacagtgaaaacccaaaccttttactgaaatcaccaaaatatgagtaaatctgaAAATTTGTAAATATTTTCAACAAcaggtaagatgtttcattatcaaatggtatgagaaaagtacatatctatgcctacatgccaatgtgtatgtgaagtcataaatgacgcaaTACCGTATGGCATggggaaaatacatctttatgcctgtatgttgAGTGTGCATGTTGAATgcaatgcaacacagtgataaaaccatatacatactcttagagtatcaattcactcagtcttcCCAGTCACACAGTCCTCGCTAAGGGTGGCAAGTGCGCCGGgctcggtcctaagtgggcttcgcgggcccggtcctaagtgggccggtcctatgcggtccggtcctaaacggtcccggacttcgcgggcttattgctggaactggctcgggaccgggaccacgaactaacggtcccgggttaagtgggccggtcccgggcctaagtgggcctaaacgggcccaaacAGGCATAAGCGGGCCCAAcagataatttttatttttaatttgttttttaatagaagttagagaaaaaaaatggtaataaagatatataagctaaattcgatttatatactatatatacatttttttaaaaatatatatatatatatatatatatatatatactatattatatatacatagtatataagccatattcgatagtatacatcttaaaatatattatatatacatcttaagatatactatatatacatagtatactaaatatactagatatatatatatagtatagtatagtagatcttaagatatatatacatcttaagatatataagctatattcgatatatatatatataagcttatatatataatataattcgatttactatatatacatcttaagatatataagctatatttgatttactatatatacatcttaagatatgtatatatattgaatatatcgaatatatagtatagtatatacttaagcttatatatatatatatatatatatatatagtaagatgtatatatagtatatcttaagatatatactatcgaatatgacttataaactatgtatatatattatagtatatatatatatagtatattatagtgtatatatatatacatcttaagatatatatatatatacacatacacacacacacacacacacacatacacacacacacacacactatactagatattcatagtatattcgatatactcgatatacatatatatatcgatatacatatatatatataagcttttatatatatactatactatactatatatacatcttaagatatataagctatattcgatttatatactatatatacatcttaagatatatatatatacacacactatactatatatacatagtatattcgatatactcgatatacatatatatataagcttatatatatactatactatactatatatacatcttaagatctataagctatatttgatttatatatatatatatatttacatcttaagatatatatatacacacacactatactatatatacatagtatattcgatatactcgatatacatatatatataagcttatatatatatactatactatactatatatacatcttaagatatataagctatattcgatttatatactatatatacatcttaagatatatatatatacatagtatataagtcatattcgatagtatacatcttaagatatactatatatatatcttaagatatatataatatatatagtaagatgtatatatattatagtatagtatagtatatactatatatacaacttaagatatataagctatattcgatatacatacatacatatatatatatatatatatatatatatatatatatatatatatatatatatatacacacacactatactatactataatatatatatacatcttactatatataagctatattctatttatatattatatatacatcttaatatatactatatatacatgtatatctactatactatactatatatatctagtatatctagtatactatgtatatatagtatatcttaagatgtatatatagtatagtatagtatatatataagcttatatatatatgtatatcgaatatagcttatatatcttatgagatgtatatatagtatagactataatatagtataaatataagcttatatatatatatatatatatatatatatatatatatatatatatatatatatatatgtatatcgaatatagcttatatatcttaagttatatatatagtatatatatatactatactatacactactatactatatatacatagtatataagccatattcgatagtatacatcttaagatatactatatatacatgtatatctactatactatatatatatatatatatatatatagagtatactatgtatatatagtatatcttaagatatatatatagtatagtatagtatatataagcttatatatttatgtatatcgaatatagcttatatatcttatgagatgtatatatagtatagactatagtatagtataaatataagcttatatacatatatatatatatatatatatatatatacactatactatactatactatattatactatatgtatagcttaagatatataaaaagacaaaaatattgtaaagagatattcaaatcaatgaaaatttaaaaaatagccgttgggaccgtttggcccgctaagggaccgggccggtcccgggccctggcgggctaaacggtcccgggcctgacgggcccaaatcataggaccggcccacgagactgGACTAGACCCGctaaaaccgggccaaacggtcctggcccgtttggcccgcgatcccgggcctggaccggcccacttgccacccttagtccTCGCAGTTACCCAGTCTTCCTAATCACTCGCTCTTGGCACTCGCAtttgcactcggcactcgcactcagtaggtacctgcgctcactatggTTGTGCAGACTCGtgaggggcagatccagcccaagcactataataaaccaatcatggcatgaatcaataaagcctgttgcggggtgcagcccgatcccataaatataactcacaaacaggccctcggcctcacttagtcatcaatctctctggctcacaatgtcatgaatatcagcccaaaaatgatgatatgacgtatcaataaatagcaacagagactgagatatgatatgcaaatgaatgagtatgactgagtatgtaactgcaataTAAGCAAATAATTCTACAGCAGATATGACCTCAGTggatcccaacagaataagcatatagcctaaacatggtttctaatatggattacagctcaattactctaacacgtagatatctcatggataaaaacaagattaggtaactacatagtaccacagaaaaaaccgagtcataattcacattgtgcatgcccacacgcccgtcacctagcatgtgcgtcacctcaacaccaaacacataatacgtatatttgGGGTTcgtaccctcagcaccaagtttagaagggttacttacctcgaacaagccaaatccaataccgagcaagacaAACGATGCTCCACAAAGGCCATCTCGTGCGTaccaacctctgaacggctcaacactagccaaaagcaactcaagaacatcaaataatgccaaaggaaacaaacccaatcgataatggtcgaatctttaatcaaaggctcaaagtcaaccaaaaagtcaaacccggggcaccttgaaacccgacaaaactcacaaaatccgacaactcattcaatttcgagtccaaccatactagtttcactcaaatccaactccgaatcgatgctCCAAATGCccctaatttctcttttgaaatcatcaaccaaatgccaaaaacgagaatagattcatgaaatataatcaaaaccgagtagagaacacttaccacaACCCATATGGTggaaatcctctcaaaaatcgcccaaatccgagtttCCTAGCTCCAAAAATGTTGTAATGAGCTTATAAAAAAATTGTCCAATAAAAACACTAAagtggtcgctaaaagtccaaatCTAGTCGGTAAAGGTACCACATCTGGGCGCTAGAGGTGCGCatcagaacttgcttgcaccggCAATTTATTTTTTCACTAAAAAGAATCTAACTCCCTCATACGAATtcggaatttgacgattcttgctcctatgagtcacaaataataatacgaacctaatcGTTTAGTCAAAACTCAATTTGTGGCTCATtttctcaatgcgataccaacTCCGCtcattaaataattaactcatgtttcgcagTAAAAACCCAATCGCACCttaataaaattagaccaaacatttcagattattcctataaatcattatcaaactcctgacagtctcgaaatcgaatttcaatTTCTAGAACtaaaaaatggacctttggattattatatgcttatgctcaaaacaatGCCAAAATACCAAACGCGTTAAaaacccatctgaaactcactcgagccccacgggatcccaaccaaatataccaacaagtcctaaaatatgatacgaacttgctcgaatgatcaaaatacaaaaataacatcaaaacgatgaattgtAATGAATTTAATCTTTAGAAaatcaaaacttttaatttttcaaaaactaacgaaAATGTGCCTACGCACCTCGGAATAACTtcgaattttgcatacaagtcataaatattgttacgaaggtgctcgaactctcggaatccaaatcgatacccgatatcaataaaaatcCAATTATGGCCAAATTTTGGAATTTAAAGCTTTTCAAAGTTAGCAATTTTCGGAAAATTACGCCAAATCACTTTGGGACACAATTTAAAATTCGGGAATACactcgagtccaaaatcaccatatgaagctaacggaaccatcaaaaatccattccggggtcaaatacttaaaagtcaaacttggtcaactcttccaacttaaagcttcctagtttagaatcattcttccaaataaattctgaatcacctgaaaaACCTAAATCGACGTTTTAtacaggtcataatacatcatacgaagctactcgggacttcaaatagctgaacaaagtacaaatactcaaaacgactggtcgggtcgttacaaattttAATATAAAGATTGAATATGTATGTAAAGAGACAAAGAAGACAATAATTTATAAAGCAAACTTTAGGATAAATCATTAAATAGTAATTATGACAACATCTTATAATGAGGATGAAAGCTTGTTTATTCTGTTTTACTAAATTCTTTGTTTTAGGGCGCAACGCTAAAAGAGATGCATTTACAAGTTATCGAGCAAGTGTATTAAAGTCACTGTTATCACAACAAAATGGAGAAATTCATCGCTCTTTGGTTTTAATGGAGACTTGCGAATAGGCGGTTCGGTGAATGATTCTTCACAAGAGCTCGAATCATCAACGGCATCTGTTGCAAAACTCGCAGCACTAAAAAAATCATTTGCATCTAAATACTCAATAGAAGATGTAATGTGATCCACTGCTCCATCATAATTATCCTTACAAATTTGAAGGCGTTGCTTGAGAACGGCTTCTTCTGTTTGATTTAATAGAATTAAGACTTCATTATAAATGTTCTTAGCCTTAGCTAAAGACAATTGAAGCATAATACGTGTCAAGCCTTTTTGAACAGCAGAAGAGCTCTTAGGGTCCGCTCTAAGAGCTTTGACACAAAATTTGTAGTTATTGGAGTTTCGACAAACATCTTCAATCAAATCGCCCAAAGAAGGATTTGCAAATGAGAGAGAGATAAATAAGATCACTAATAATATTTTCAtagaatttattttttatatattttttgagtTATCATTGAGTCATTGAACTATTTTATAGCATATAATATTCACATTTATGGTTCTGCATTAATGGAGAAGATTATGTTGATATTAGTGTATGGAGATTGTAGCAATCTAATTCTActtttatgaaaataaataattgctTACTTGTAAAGTGTGTGTTGTTATCTTTTAATTTAGACGAGGAATCTATAATTCATTCTAGGTATGATTTTCAATAAAACTTTTATCTTTAAATGACTAGTAAATCTTGATGAATTAATTGTGCAGAAGGAAGATCCGAGTATGTAATTCATGACCAAaatttttgttgttattatttaaTACATGTTAAACTACCTCTTTTTTTGGTTGATTGGTCACATTTAACTTcgcttgttttttttttctttcttcccttTAAACATCAAGAACTTCAGAAATGTAATGTTTAGAAATACATAAAAAGAAATTATATTCAATTCCAGATTTTATATTTAAGATTTGATATTCTATTTGGAACGTTAAACCATTTTTCAAgtatcaaaatatttctttttaaagTAAAAATATTGGGGGAAAGGACAAATAAAAGAAAGATTATTTTTTAGCAGAATAGCCTTACACCTCTACTTCTCCTGTTTTGGCATCCCGACCCTTGTACCCCTTGAAGTTTTATTAAGATACCTCAACTTGATCAAAACACCTCTTATAAACCTATCTGACCATTGATCGAGCTTATGTGACGTTAAACTGGCTGAGTTAGGATGAAATGTGTAAGATCTATGCATATAAAGCTAGTAGAAATAATAAATTtgcttttaaaatattaaaataaataaagttaaAAACAATTGCTATAAAAAATTTCTCATCCCCTTCCTCGTACTCTTCGCAAATATATTGCTTTGATATTGTAGAAAGGTTATATTCCATCATTGATTCTCGCGTTCATTTTATTTGTAAAAGAAGATAATAAAATCTGAAGGTAAATTAGTAAATAACAACTAATTGACCAACGATCTAGGGTAATGACTGAGATCTAATGAGATATCATTAGTTGGATACCCAAATAAATATGAGTTTTTTCTTGTTTAAATAACTTTTTTATCGTTAAAATGCTCAAGATCATCTAGATATTCTTGTTGAATAATATCTTTAAAGTATCATCATTATAATCGATGTATCCACGGAAGGAATAGAAATTGCATGGTTtccgaattttatttttttatttttacgagTGGGGCAATTTGTATGGATTTTAGGAATGATTGATTGAATTAACTTCtttgattttcttctctttctttctttttaattgttatttgttaGTGTGCTTTTGAAAAATGGATGTTGGGTGTATTTGAGGCTATAAATTGCTAGAGTATTTTTGGGATTGTGAAGGTAGATTAATGGAGGAGAAGGGTTTATTTGTGGCGGGAAGAGACAGATAGTGTGAAAAGagtggaaagaaaaagaaaattgaatagtaaaagttttgaaataaagtaaaaaatgatAACGTGGCATAGATAATTTGAGCTGGAAACTGATGTGTGAACCACATCATATGTTTGAAGAGCACGCGAGATTAGATAGGTTTAAAAGAGTTGTTTTGAATGAGTTAAGGTGTCTGAATGAAACTTCGTAGAGTATGGGAATCGGGATATCAGAACGGGACAAGTAGAGGTGCCTCTATTAGACTATTCTACCCTTTTATTTTAGATTAGCATAATAAGTTATATTATTGTAACGAACCGATAGGTCATTTTAAATACTAGCTCCTCTTTATGTGTTTCGAGACCTTTCATAGCTTTGCtttatgatttatgacttatgtgtatggTCCTTAtcgattttcggaaagtttaaatgcaatttttaaagaaaatatgatttttgactttgaaaggggctagagttgaccatggtaaatatttttggcaactggcctcggatcggtattttgacgattccgatagtttcatatgatgattttggacttgtacgcatgtttggttggggtcctggGTGCCCCGAGACAATTTCAACACTTCATGTAAAGAGTTGGAATTTGAGTTTGAACTATGAAAATCTTAAGTTTAGGTGAGTAATTCttgattttagatgttattttgattcTCTGAGCTTGTAAAATACTCGTATGAATGTTCGGATTGGAGCCTGAGGAGCTCAGGTAAGTTTTGGATAGGCTGTAGACTGTTTTTGCACATTTGAAGGTTGTTAGTGTTGCCGGGTTGCatagatctcgcatttgcgaggttctattcgcaaatgcgagccttgtGAGAACccgctcgcaattgcgatacaagGAATAGGGATGgcagcttcgcttttgcgaagctaAGTTCCCATTTGCGAGGGTTACAACCTTCGCATTTATGTGGTACAAGTCGCAATTATGACTCTAGGGGACTTAGGAACAGCTTCGCAATAGCGAAATTTGGTTCGCTTT
Encoded proteins:
- the LOC138908445 gene encoding pectinesterase inhibitor-like — protein: MKILLVILFISLSFANPSLGDLIEDVCRNSNNYKFCVKALRADPKSSSAVQKGLTRIMLQLSLAKAKNIYNEVLILLNQTEEAVLKQRLQICKDNYDGAVDHITSSIEYLDANDFFSAASFATDAVDDSSSCEESFTEPPIRKSPLKPKSDEFLHFVVITVTLIHLLDNL